A region of the Cricetulus griseus strain 17A/GY chromosome 7, alternate assembly CriGri-PICRH-1.0, whole genome shotgun sequence genome:
GACTGCAGCAGACCCAGGCCCAGGTGGATGAGGTGAGTGTGTCAAAAGTGTAAGATGATGGGACTGGCAAATAGGTGTGGGAGCCCATCTTGGCTTGAAGGTGATGACAGTTTTCACGCTTGTGGGTTTTGGGTCAGAGCCCTGCCTTGTCCCAGCTCCGTTTCCCTGTCAGCATGCACTTGGAAGGGCTGTGGGGTGATAATCAGTTGTGCTAGCTTGGGGTGTGCCAGCTGGGGCAGGTGCGCTCTGGTCAAAGATGAGGGTGTTGCTGTGGTAGCTGAGGTGTATGGCTGCAGCATGCCCCTGATGTGTGCTCCTTGCATGTCCCCAGGTGTGCTAGGCATGTTCTTTGTATGTCCTTGGCATGTTAGCCTGGAAACATCGGGGTGCATGTTCCATGTGTGGCACATGGGCACGTGTTCAAGAAGTGCCCTCCTTGAGGCGTGCCTTGGCACACCCCCTGCCTCGTGGACCCCTCCCCCAGGTGGTGGACATCATGAGGGTGAATGTGGACAAGGTCCTGGAGCGGGACCAGAAGCTGTCCGAGCTGGATGATCGTGCAGATGCCCTCCAGGCAGGGGCCTCCCAGTTTGAAACAAGTGCAGCCAAGCTCAAGCGCAAATATTGGTGGAAAAACCTCAAGGTAAGGGGGACGGAGATGGGGACAGGTAGGAGGGCCAGTGGGTGACTGGGGTGTCACCATTGGTCTCATGGACCCTCCCTCTCACTCCTAGATGATGATAATCTTGGGAGTGATTTGCgccatcatcctcatcatcatcatcggtGAGTGGGGCAGGAGTGGCCAGGGCCCTTTCCCGGGAGAGGTAGAGGCTTTCCCTGTGGATTCTGGGTTTTGAAGGTCATTAACCTAGTTTTTACTcttcaacaaaaacacattttgctGCTATTGGCAATTCTGATTCATCAAGAGCCAAAGCACTTGGCTCTTGTCTAGCCTTACTTTGCCTAGTTCTGGATAATTTCTGTTAAGATTTTGAAAATAGGAATACTGGGTGGGACCCCCGGCACTCTACTAAGAACCATTTGGGCCTCAGAGCCCAGTCTGGGCTACTAGAACTGGGGAGCAGGAGACAGTAAGGGTTGAGGGGCTCGGACACCACCAGGAAACCAACTATTTCACTATTTGAGCATTTGTAGTCACATGCCCAGTAGATTAAAAGTTTTGTGCCCCTTTGTCCTATCATGGAGTTTACAGGATCTTAATACCCACTTATCAAGTCCCTTTGCTatatagatgaagaaatgagacagagaggggaagggatgTCAGAcagtgggggagtggggaggtttGGAACAGGGCCAGGCCTGACAcgctgctttctttctctttctaccccTCTCCCTCGTCCTCCTCTTACCCTCTCTCCACAGTTTACTTCAGCACTTAAATCCCTGAGGAGTCTGCCCTGCCTAAGAAGggcctctctcccacccccagccgTTCCTCCACCTCTCAGCCATATCTTTCAGCCCCCCTCCCTTggatccgtgtgtgtgtgtgtccgtgtgtgtgccCCCTGTAAATAGCCAGCtgttatttatacatatataatattatatatatttggtCTGTTTGTAGTTTTATTACTAGAAGATTTTTTCCGGTTGTCCTTAACACCCCTTCCTGAGGTtcccctcacctctctctctctcatcctctgtcccttttcctcttctcctgatAGCCCTAAGTCCCTTCATTTGCATCTGCTATGCAATAGCCCCTTTTCTTCCCTTGGATTTAACTGACCCTTCCCCTAGCTTCCCTAAACAATTCCTGACCCTCCCAAGACAAAAAGCAAActccacagaaacaaacaaacactcctACCTGTCCAGGCTTCCCTAGGTTGCATCTTTGAATCCCTTGGAAAGCTCTGAGACTGGTCCCACTTGGTCCTAAGAATCCCAGAATCCCAAGGTTTTCTGGGAGCTTCCAATATATTAATTAGCTTATCACTTGCATAATGTccttttagtttcctttctgttccaCCACTCTTtactcttctgtttttcctttcttttctgaagaGTTAGTCTCCATTGGTCCTCTAATCACACTTCATTTGCACGACATTACCTGCAGGTGGTGGGGAGCCTGGGCTTTTGGGGAACCAGGCTCTGGGCCCCAGAATTGCCCCCTCCCAGCCCCTCTAGTCTAGTTTACCTCCTTTACCCCATTTTCCAAACCTGTTGtaccctcctctccctccccccagccGGTGTGTAAGTGTCTTGGAGTTCAGTGTGTCATGATGGACCAATAATTCTGCCACTCGGAGTCTCTCCCTACATTCCTGCTCCCCAGTTTTCATGTGGGGCACTCAACTGACATTCCCAGggggtctccctccctcccatctgcctgatttgcctcctcctcccaccagGAGAATTGGGGATTGACCACAATCTGATTCTTTGAGGAGGGGTggctccagtgtgtgtgtgtcatcactgcctTGGGGAGGAGTAGGACAAAATAGAATCCCCCCAATTCCTGCCTGAAACCTCTGGCCTCATCTTGCTAGAGGTCGGACTGAAAACTTTCCTCCCCAATCTGGGGAGGGGTGTTGCccccatcactgcccagctccttTGACTGCCCCCCTGTATTCAGGGCGGGGGTATTAGTCACTGCCAATATGTGTATGGGACTTGCTGGATGATGGGGATCCTGGCCTTTCTCCAGGGCTGTTGAgcccagagagagagggggagagagagagagagagtgcaagcTATTCCCTTTTTGGGTGAAATGACAGAGGAAGGATCTGATCTTTTTAAATGGCACAGTTTTAGGGGTCTGAGGGTATACAGCTCCTTAACCTGCCACTGGGGTGGGGAGTATCCCCAGAGTCTTCCCCCAAAAGGTTTTCTGTGTGGAGGGGAACCAAGGAGATCTAAACTGTGGTGTGAAAGGGTAGGAgagatgctgggggtgggggtgcttgTGTTCTAGACCCCCAATATTATCCCAGTGTcccctgccttccttcttcccctaccCCATGCCCCCGATTCTGTGGCGCATCCAGATTGTGAAAATGTACAATAAACGTGTAATGAGTAACCAGGTGGTGTCTACAATCTCTTTCTTAACCAGTAGTAAGAGTATTGAATCTTCAGTTATAGTGGGGTGGTTGAAAAGATTCACTGGGAGGAGCTGGCCTGTTGCTGCACGCCCTGACCCCAATTGGACCCTTGCAAAGTGTGATTCACAAAGTGGCCATGTGGGGCACCAGGAGACAAGAATTGAAAGTATCACTAAAGAACATGGGATCTAAGCCAGGTGAACTGGAGTATGCTGCTACCATTGAATTCCTTTATCTCTTAAAATTTGCTCTGGTTACCCCTTAGGCTCTTTCATAGCCATCCACTCCTGGGCTACTTCTGTAGATGGCTTGATGAATGCATGAAAGGGTCACCCTTATGAGACAAAGCCAGCTGTGGCATAAAATGGCATACCTCCCTT
Encoded here:
- the Vamp2 gene encoding vesicle-associated membrane protein 2 isoform X4, with protein sequence MSATAATVPPAAPAGEGGPPAPPPNLTSNRRLQQTQAQVDEVVDIMRVNVDKVLERDQKLSELDDRADALQAGASQFETSAAKLKRKYWWKNLKMMIILGVICAIILIIIIAGV
- the Vamp2 gene encoding vesicle-associated membrane protein 2 isoform X3; amino-acid sequence: MSATAATVPPAAPAGEGGPPAPPPNLTSNRRLQQTQAQVDEVVDIMRVNVDKVLERDQKLSELDDRADALQAGASQFETSAAKLKRKYWWKNLKMMIILGVICAIILIIIIVYFST